A section of the Candidatus Saccharimonadia bacterium genome encodes:
- a CDS encoding bifunctional (p)ppGpp synthetase/guanosine-3',5'-bis(diphosphate) 3'-pyrophosphohydrolase, with product MSKLSIQYDSSRFTAAENALIARALKFAIAAHGDQKRATGDPYVIHPIAVGEIVAAWGLDSEVIVAALLHDVIEDTSVTAAEVNKEFGPKVSELVDGLTKLKLSTSPRPSPASARFEHTSENLRKLLLATTKDFRVILIKLADRLHNMRTLSALPDEKRARIAWESLEIFAPLADRLGMGRLKCELEDLGFENARPEEFANLRRQVEEITQDAAKYMTGLQRAIVRRLRAAGVKVIKIEARQKHYFSIYKKLIKTDGDIDKIYDLVAVRIIVPDVAACYQALGVIHQHYKPLIYRIKDYIAVPKPNGYQSLHTTVFGEEGRISEIQIRTQEMHEAAEFGLAAHFYYDSHKGTAEYAKRRGARALPANLRWVSELAQLHRASDSGQDFVEGARLELFADRIFVFSPKGDLYDLPEGATPLDFAFAVHSNLGLRALGGRVNGRLVPLDTLLENRDVVEIITRREPAPSRDWLNIVVTSHAKTKIRSWFRATSREGNVASGRAVLEAELQTWGIKRLEDLPKRVMSDALDGLHLRTPEDLYALIGEGGLGVMQAVRRLVPEPSKPKHALGVKRQEPTGRILVAGGEFPHSLALCCSPVYPQPLLGYVTRGKGVTVHALGCRNTPQDMERYTPCRWETDDDTEVLSVQLEITAGNRIGLFSDVTGVVAREKLNIGGSMVSDQDEATGMKVLKLTVEVPDLFVLSRLRRELGRLSGVERVRRIT from the coding sequence ATGAGTAAACTTAGTATTCAATATGATAGTTCGCGATTCACGGCGGCCGAGAATGCCCTGATCGCGCGTGCGCTCAAGTTTGCGATCGCGGCTCACGGTGATCAGAAGCGCGCCACCGGAGACCCGTATGTGATTCATCCGATTGCGGTGGGTGAGATTGTGGCGGCATGGGGGCTTGATAGCGAGGTGATCGTGGCAGCACTCCTGCACGATGTGATCGAAGATACGTCCGTGACGGCCGCGGAAGTAAATAAGGAATTTGGCCCTAAGGTGAGTGAGCTGGTGGATGGCCTGACCAAGCTCAAGCTTTCGACGAGTCCGCGGCCGTCGCCGGCTAGCGCGCGATTTGAGCACACAAGCGAAAATTTGCGTAAATTGCTGCTGGCGACCACCAAGGATTTCCGCGTTATTCTCATTAAACTGGCGGATCGTTTGCACAATATGCGCACGCTGAGCGCGCTGCCAGACGAGAAGCGAGCGCGGATTGCGTGGGAGAGCCTCGAGATTTTTGCGCCGCTGGCGGACCGGCTGGGAATGGGCCGGCTCAAGTGTGAGCTGGAGGATTTGGGATTTGAGAATGCGCGGCCGGAGGAATTCGCGAATTTGCGCCGGCAGGTAGAAGAAATTACCCAGGACGCTGCGAAGTATATGACCGGACTGCAGCGGGCTATCGTGCGGCGGCTGCGGGCGGCTGGGGTGAAGGTTATTAAGATTGAGGCTCGGCAAAAGCATTATTTTAGTATTTATAAAAAGCTTATAAAAACCGACGGCGACATTGATAAAATTTACGATTTGGTGGCGGTGCGCATTATCGTGCCTGATGTGGCGGCGTGTTATCAGGCGCTGGGGGTGATTCACCAACATTACAAGCCGCTCATTTATCGCATCAAGGATTACATTGCGGTACCCAAGCCAAATGGATATCAGAGTCTGCATACGACAGTGTTTGGCGAGGAGGGGCGGATATCGGAGATTCAGATTCGCACGCAAGAAATGCACGAAGCGGCAGAATTTGGCTTGGCAGCGCATTTTTACTACGATTCGCATAAAGGTACCGCTGAGTACGCTAAGCGGAGAGGGGCTCGGGCGTTGCCGGCGAATCTGCGCTGGGTGAGTGAATTGGCGCAGCTGCATCGGGCGTCGGATAGTGGGCAGGACTTTGTGGAGGGCGCGCGGTTGGAGCTATTTGCCGACCGGATTTTCGTGTTTTCGCCCAAGGGTGATTTGTACGATTTGCCCGAGGGAGCGACGCCGTTGGATTTTGCCTTTGCCGTGCATTCAAACTTGGGCCTGCGGGCGCTGGGCGGGCGGGTGAACGGCCGGCTGGTGCCGCTCGATACGCTGCTGGAAAACCGGGATGTGGTGGAGATTATTACCCGGCGTGAGCCGGCTCCTAGCCGAGATTGGCTAAACATTGTGGTGACGAGTCATGCCAAGACCAAGATTCGGTCGTGGTTTCGCGCGACGAGCCGCGAGGGCAACGTGGCTTCGGGTCGGGCGGTGCTTGAGGCGGAGTTGCAGACCTGGGGCATCAAGCGGCTTGAGGATTTGCCGAAGCGCGTGATGAGCGATGCGCTTGATGGCCTGCACTTGCGGACCCCCGAAGATCTGTACGCGTTGATTGGCGAGGGTGGTTTGGGCGTGATGCAGGCCGTGCGGCGGCTGGTGCCGGAACCCTCGAAACCGAAGCACGCGCTGGGGGTGAAGCGCCAGGAGCCGACCGGCCGGATTTTGGTGGCGGGCGGGGAATTCCCGCACAGTTTGGCGTTGTGCTGCAGCCCGGTGTATCCGCAGCCGCTGTTGGGATACGTGACGCGGGGCAAGGGGGTGACGGTGCACGCGTTGGGCTGCCGCAATACGCCCCAGGATATGGAGCGCTACACCCCTTGCCGGTGGGAGACGGATGATGATACAGAGGTTCTATCAGTGCAGCTTGAGATAACGGCGGGGAACCGGATTGGGCTGTTTTCGGACGTCACGGGGGTGGTGGCACGCGAGAAGCTTAACATCGGGGGGTCAATGGTGTCGGATCAGGATGAGGCGACGGGTATGAAGGTGCTGAAATTGACCGTGGAGGTGCCGGATTTGTTTGTGCTATCGAGGCTGCGACGCGAGTTGGGACGGTTGAGCGGGGTGGAGCGTGTTCGCCGCATTACTTAG